The Streptomyces sp. NBC_01298 genome contains the following window.
GCGCCGAGTGCGTGCCGATCAGCGTGACGAGAGCGGTGATCACCAGGAAGAACAGGGTGACCACGGCGAACTCGTCGACCTTGCGGCGCCAGGCGAGGTGGACGACGGAGTCGACCACCGGCCAGACGCCGCTGACCAGGAGCGCGGCGAACTCGCTCCAGCCCCGGTCGGTCAGCGTGTTGTACGTGAGGATGGGCGCGACCACGTTGAAGGCGATGGTCAGGACCCAGCCGATGGCGGCGGCCGATCCGGACCTGGCCGGCGGCCCGGACTGCGCTGCCGGTTCTTGCTGAGCGGACAAAGTGTTCCCCCTGGAACGACCTGATGATGTGCGGTAAGGGGAACGTAGGAATACGGAAAGCCGCACGGCAAGGGCCCGCCGCGCCAAATGCTGATCAAGCTGTCCGGACTGGCCGATTCCGGACTGGCCGATTCCGGACGTCAGGGGCGCAGGCCCCGTACGACCAGGGCGGTGACCGCCTCGAACTCGGCGGTGATGGTCGGCGCCAGCCAGTCCGCCGCGTACTGCGGATCGTGGAAGCGGCCGGTGGCATCGAACACCGCGCGCGCGGCGGCCGGTACGTCGGGCGCGCTGAGCGATCCCGCCGCGACTCCCTCGCCGATGATCCGGGAGAGCTGCCCGATCAACTCGGTGATGTGGTGCTCCACCACGCCGCTGCTCTCGTCGAGCAGCACGATGTACGTCGCGAACAGCTCCGGGTCGTCACCGGCCTTGTGGCGCTTGGCCTCGAACAGTGCCTCCAGCCACGACTCCAGCTTGGAGGGGGCCGGCTCGGCCGGCGCCGAGGCGATCTCCTCCAGCATGACCACGCTCTTGGTGAGCCAGCGCTCCGTGACGGCCTCGCGCAGCGCGGCCTTCGAGGGGAAATGCCGGTACACGCTG
Protein-coding sequences here:
- a CDS encoding TetR family transcriptional regulator, producing MPPAAAEPLTPERILETTEEVLRRFGPTKATVVDVARALGVSHGSVYRHFPSKAALREAVTERWLTKSVVMLEEIASAPAEPAPSKLESWLEALFEAKRHKAGDDPELFATYIVLLDESSGVVEHHITELIGQLSRIIGEGVAAGSLSAPDVPAAARAVFDATGRFHDPQYAADWLAPTITAEFEAVTALVVRGLRP